The Toxorhynchites rutilus septentrionalis strain SRP chromosome 3, ASM2978413v1, whole genome shotgun sequence genome includes a region encoding these proteins:
- the LOC129774686 gene encoding uncharacterized protein LOC129774686, producing the protein MDTVLQIFSKWFSKLSAFDNDVDQFFLMKLPDIVIGLYAETWEGTRKVLWRTWQLVYLVMFLHHAFALVHAMQDKDYYDNVIQAYYMLFTYIIVASQIYTIKSIRKELEIIRGFVNLRKTLRYDERAFKKRARGFRNINMITLSPILLTIVMMPLLFVSGTVLTPEYVWNLQLGEGFELLSNGVLVLSVAVLSYVTLVSQLCFNFINTLLCGLTTEAEILGDFFSDLESRVVAAEMNRVGMSVLASKDLRLNLLSFRNELKNCVELQQELLECIRCLKRITEPLTFILYYMSFFYIAECICLGFYGKRSIIDASFMVFALYYMIQCCIMCYLLERLEDENQRIAFITYSLSWPNNLNFSRENVKLSKEIRAMILFTVQRANEPLNFSCGGFFPVTMARFGDMLQMTYALITLLNTNF; encoded by the exons ATGGATACAGTTCTTCAAATTTTTAGCAAGTGGTTTTCGAAACTATCAGCATTCGATAACGACGTGGATCAATTTTTCCTTATGAAACTACCCGATATCGTCATAG GTCTCTATGCAGAAACCTGGGAAGGCACCAGGAAAGTATTGTGGCGCACCTGGCAGTTGGTATATCTTGTTATGTTCTTGCATCACGCTTTCGCGTTGGTACATGCCATGCAGGACAAGGATTATTACGATAATGTTATCCAGGCATACTACATGTTGTTCACATATATAATCGTTGCCTCGCAGATTTACACCATTAAGAGCATTCGGAAGGAGTTGGAAATAATACGGGGATTTGTCAACCTGAGAAAGACGCTTCGATACGACGAACGAGCGTTCAAAAAGAGAGCTCGAGGATTCAGGAACATAAACATGATAACGCTTTCGCCAATACTACTCACAATTGTTATGATGCCGCTATTATTCGTGTCTGGAACCGTTTTGACACCTGAATATGTTTGGAATCTGCAACTGGGCGAAGGGTTTGAACTTCTATCAAACGGTGTATTAGTATTATCGGTGGCAGTTTTGTCGTATGTGACGTTGGTATCGCAGTTATGTTTTAATTTCATTAATACGCTACTATGCGGACTCACCACGGAGGCTGAGATTTTGGGCGATTTCTTTTCTGATCTAGAATCTCGCGTTGTTGCGGCTGAGATGAATCGAGTTGggatgtcagtattagcctcgAAAGACCTGCGTTTGAATCTGCTATCATTTCGAAATGAGCTCAAAAATTGCGTTGAACTCCAGCAAGAATTACTAGAATGTATACGATGTCTTAAACGAATTACGGAACCCCTGACTTTCATACTGTACTATATGTCGTTTTTCTATATCGCTGAGTGCATCTGTCTGGGTTTTTATGGCAAGCGAAGCATTATAGATGCGAGCTTCATGGTTTTCGCATTGTACTACATGATACAATGTTGTATTATGTGTTACCTGCTGGAACGATTGGAGGATGAG AACCAACGAATTGCGTTCATCACGTACAGTTTATCTTGGCCgaacaatttgaatttttccCGCGAGAACGTGAAACTGTCGAAGGAGATCCGTGCAATGATACTGTTCACTGTGCAACGAGCTAATGAGCCACTCAATTTTAGCTGCGGTGGGTTTTTCCCTGTGACCATGGCGCGTTTCGGTGATATGTTGCAGATGACCTATGCCTTAATTACTCTACTGAATACGAATTTTTAA